In Planctomycetota bacterium, a genomic segment contains:
- a CDS encoding cold shock domain-containing protein, protein MPRGKVKWFNDQKGFGFIEQEGGGDVFVHHSSIGGDGFKSLAEGDEVEFELTQGPKGPKAENVTRVSP, encoded by the coding sequence ATGCCACGCGGTAAGGTCAAATGGTTCAACGATCAGAAGGGGTTCGGTTTCATCGAACAGGAAGGAGGCGGCGACGTCTTCGTTCACCACTCCAGTATCGGGGGCGACGGCTTTAAGAGCCTCGCCGAGGGCGACGAAGTCGAATTCGAACTCACCCAGGGACCCAAAGGGCCCAAGGCCGAGAACGTGACGCGCGTCTCCCCGTAG